One Halictus rubicundus isolate RS-2024b chromosome 10, iyHalRubi1_principal, whole genome shotgun sequence genomic window carries:
- the LOC143357921 gene encoding cytoplasmic dynein 2 intermediate chain 2 — MFTDRSLDAVSFDSQISTEKSESSANIQTTEIVYNENPVQTVETRSIETQTITVEKKKPNVDFDKLAEFLNRVTPSILEALDEAYGTDAFEDYDTKTNEDSVTSTQLVQKINTIEPESHMKVTDMCWSIGGGTLAVSYGISYHETWCDHLSKIHLYNQTKDSTFTDSPNKTLETNACVTTLAYHPTEPSILAVGLFNGDVLVWNLRNDVSPTSVSVCTHGDTVCQVYWKAKTINDASLLVTASKDGYIYIHKMVANFTIAHVYTRLKIAKEHNPIENIRPRSAGGSRERAVESGLCITTFDFSSVDPIFFIVGTLCGGIYKCSIERIAPIEGDNTLMDPVIDEYERHDGSITCIKFSPIRNLFITSGTDKEMRIYDFEEHTCLRSISFENTIVGLTWMLGNQDVLATYGAGSDVKLYNVTDGTPVTAIKFETSGRDNTSCLRVNSKKDLVGIGDTQGNVEIWKIPRQLL, encoded by the exons ATGTTCACCGATCGATCACTCGATGCTGTAAGCTTTGATTCGCAAATATCAACTGAAAA ATCGGAATCATCGGCGAACATACAAACAACAGAGATTGTTTATAATGAAAACCCGGTTCAAACAGTTGAAACAAGAAGCATCgag ACTCAGACCATTACTGTAGAGAAGAAAAAACCAAATGTGGACTTTGATAAATTAGCTGAGTTTTTAAATCGCGTCACTCCAAGTATATTAGAAGCTTTAGACGAGGCATACGGAACTGATGCTTTTGAGGACTATGACACAAAGACCAATGAAGATTCTGTCACAAGCACACAGCTTGTGCAGAAAATTAATACAATCGAACCAGAATCACAT ATGAAAGTAACAGACATGTGTTGGAGCATTGGAGGAGGAACATTAGCTGTCTCTTATGGTATTTCTTACCATGAAACATGGTGTGATCACCTCTCTAAAATACATCTGTACAATCAAACAAAAGACAGTACTTTTACAGACAGTCCAAATAAAACATTAGAGACAAATGCATGTGTGACAACATTAGCTTACCATCCAACTGAACCATCTATTTTAGCTGTTGGTTTGTTTAATG GCGATGTTCTTGTATGGAACTTGAGGAACGATGTATCACCCACATCAGTATCGGTCTGCACTCACGGTGATACTGTATGTCAAGTGTACTGGAAAGCAAAAACGATTAATGATGCATCCTTGCTTGTTACTGCTAGCAAAGATGGATACATTTATATCCATAAAATGGTAGCAAACTTTACTATTGCTCATGTATATACAAG attgaaaatagccAAAGAACATAATCCAATAGAGAATATAAGACCACGAAGTGCTGGTGGATCTCGGGAACGTGCAGTGGAGTCTGGATTATGTATCACCACGTTTGACTTTTCATCTGTAgatcctatattttttattgttggtACTCTGTGTGGTGGAATATACAAATGCAGTATAGAGCGTATTGCTCCTATAGAAG gCGATAATACTCTTATGGATCCAGTGATAGACGAGTACGAGAGGCACGATGGTAGCATTACCTGTATAAAATTCTCTCCTATTCGTAATCTATTTATTACTTCCGGCACAGATAAGGAAATGCGTATTTATGACTTCGAAGAG CACACATGCTTACGATCAATTTCTTTCGAAAATACAATCGTCGGATTAACGTGGATGTTGGGAAATCAAGATGTATTAGCAACTTATGGCGCGGGTTCGGATGTAAAATTATATAACGTCACCGATGGTACACCTGTGACTGCTATAAAGTTTGAGACATCCGGCAGGGACAATACAAGCTGTTTGCGTGTCAACTCTAAGAA AGATTTGGTGGGCATTGGCGATACTCAAGGGAATGTAGAAATTTGGAAAATTCCTCGGCAACTACTTTAA